A window from Planococcus maritimus encodes these proteins:
- a CDS encoding peroxiredoxin family protein: MIKKTIIGLLLLAAIAIIAINFFEKDAQPVDTSSSSANAQDESLTEGLSVGQAAPDFTLTDQNGETVKLSDYQGKKVILNFWATWCPPCRAEMPYMQEFHENNADGDVEILAVNLTAQDNGDEAIQSFIDQFGLTFSIPMDETGSTAQTYQIRTVPTTYILDTKGEIAQKIVGPMDEQIMKDQTDSID, encoded by the coding sequence ATGATTAAAAAAACCATTATCGGCCTATTGCTCCTTGCAGCAATCGCCATTATTGCCATCAATTTCTTTGAAAAAGATGCACAACCAGTCGATACAAGCTCCTCTTCCGCAAACGCGCAAGACGAGTCTCTGACGGAAGGCCTGTCTGTAGGTCAGGCAGCTCCTGATTTTACGCTGACTGACCAAAACGGCGAAACGGTCAAGCTTTCTGATTACCAAGGCAAGAAAGTCATTTTGAACTTCTGGGCTACTTGGTGTCCACCTTGCCGCGCCGAAATGCCGTATATGCAAGAGTTCCACGAAAACAATGCGGACGGCGACGTTGAAATCCTGGCTGTCAACTTGACCGCGCAAGACAACGGTGATGAAGCGATCCAATCGTTCATCGATCAATTCGGCTTAACATTCTCCATTCCAATGGACGAAACCGGCAGTACCGCCCAAACGTATCAAATCCGTACCGTGCCCACCACATACATCCTCGATACGAAAGGCGAAATCGCCCAAAAAATTGTCGGCCCAATGGATGAACAGATCATGAAAGACCAGACGGACAGCATTGACTGA